The genomic stretch GGACGGGGAGAACCGATAGACATTTTCGTCAACGAATCCGGAACGTCCTGCCGCCTGCTCACGGCGGTGCTGGCCGCGGGCCAGGGCACCTTCAAGGTGCACGGCGCGGCGCGCATGCACGAGCGGCCCATCGGCGAGCTGGCCTCGGCGCTGGAAAAGCTGGGCACGCGCTTCCGGTGGCTGGACAAGCCGGGCTGCCCGCCCTGCGTCATCGAGGCGTCGGGCCTTTCCGGCGGCGAGGTGGAGATCAGCCTGGAGGAATCCAGCCAATACCTTTCCGGCCTGCTTCTGGCCGCGCCCCTGGCGCGGGGAACCGTGACCATCAGCCTGACCGGGAAGAAAGCCCTGTCCTGGCCCTACGTGGCCCTGACCCTGCGGGTCATGCAGGACCACCGCATCGATTTCGAGGTCCAGAGCCTGGACGACGGCGGCGAGTGGGTCGCCGTGCCCTGGCGGGCGCTGAAGAGCGCGGAGCCGGGACGCATCCGCTTCGTTGTCCGGCCCGGCGAGTACGATGTCGCGGACTACCGCGTGGAAGGCGACTGGAGCAACGGCTCCTACCTGCTGGCCGCCGGGGCGCTCGGCCCCGCGCCGGTGCGGGTGGAGGGGCTGCACGCGGACTCGCTCCAGGGCGACCGGGCCATCCTGGACATCCTCGGCCAGATGGGCGCGTCCATCAAGACGGACTTCACGGGCGTGACCGCCGGTCCTGCCCGGCTGCGGGGCGTTCGCGCGGACATGGGCCGCTGCCCGGACCTCGTGCCCACCGTGGCCGTGGCCGCCGCCTTCGCCCACGGCGAAACGGTCATCAGCGGGGTGCCGCACCTGCGCATCAAGGAATGCGACCGCTTGGCGGCCATGCGGACGCAATTGTCCCGCGCTGGCTGCGAGATCGAGGAAACCGAGGAAGGGCTGCGCATCCTGGGACGGGGGCCGGAAGGCCTGCGGGCCGGGCGGGTCGAGCTGAGCACCTTCGGCGACCATCGCATCGCCATGAGCCTTTCCCTGCTTGCGTTCGCGGGCGTGGATGTGGTCCTGGACGATCCGCAGTGCGTATCCAAGTCCTACCCGGGATTCTGGCAGGACTGGGCCATGGTCGCGCCGAAGGGCGGAAGGGAGTAGGGCGGCCATGCGCGAGAGGTCCATCGGCACCATCAACACCATCGGCATCATCGGCGCGCGGGGACGCATGGGCACGCTCTTTGCCGGGCGCGCCGTGGCGGCCGGGCGCGGCGTGGTCGGGCTGGACCAGCCTCTGGAGCCCGAAGGGCTGGCCCGCCTCGGCGAGTGCGGCCTGGTGCTGCTCTGCGTGCCCGTGCCCGCCCTGGGCGAGGTGCTGGAAGCGGTCGCGGCGCACATGAAGCCGGGCACGATCCTTTCCGACGTCTGCTCGGTCAAGACCCTGCCCATGCGCCGCATGCGCCGCGCCTGGAGCGGACCCGTGGTGGGCACGCATCCGCTCTTCGGCCCGGTCATCCCGGACGGCTTCGAGCCGCGCGTGGCCGTGACCCCTGCGCAGGGCGACGATCCCGCTCCCGTGCTGGAGCTGCTCGAGGACATGGGCTTCGTGCCGTTCCTGTCCACCGCCGAGGAGCACGACCGCGCCGTGGCCTACGTGCAGGGCCTGAACTTCATCGGCACCGTGGCCCACCTCGCGGCCATGCGCCAGGTGGAGGGCATCGAGAATTATCTCACGCCCTCGTTCCAGCGTCGGCTTGATTCCGCGCACAAGATGCTCGTGGAGGACGCGAATCTTTTTGAGACCATTTCCGAATCCAACCCGCAACTCCAGGAAACCGTGCGTCAGTTCACGGGGTTCCTGAACATCGCCGCGGGCGGCGATCTCGACCTGCTGGCCGAGCGCGCCCGATGGTGGTGGCGTAACGAGTCCTGATTTTCGCCGGGGGCTCGCCGCCCTTCGGCGGCCCCCTTCCCGAATTCATCCTGCGCCGCCTCGCCGGGCAGGGGGCACCTGCAAAGAAATGCGAGCGGCAAAGCGAGCGGCGGGAGTGCCCGCCGGGGAGGGATCATGTTGACCCTGACGTTGACGCAGTTCGGCAAATGGCTGCCGGCGGACGTTCAGACCCCCATCAGTCTGTATCTGGGACTGGTGGGCGATCGACCGGGAATCTTGCTGGAAAGCGCCGAGGTGGATGGCCGCCTGGGACGCTACAGCCTGATCGCCTGGGATTTCCGCTGCCTCTTCACCCAGAGGCAGGGCAGGCTGGCCGTGGAGGTGCTGGACCAGCGCCTCAAGCCCCTGGCCGATCTCGACGGGCAGCCCTGCGCCGAGGGACTGCGCCAGGTGCTCAAGCGGATCGAGGTGCGCCAGGACATCGAGGGCCTGCCCGACATCACCCGCGGGCTGATCGGCTACCTCGGCTACGGGGTGGGCGGAATGCTCGAACCCAAGCTGGAGGCCGCGCTGCCCCCGGACCAGGCCGATCTGGCCCTGGCCCTGCCGGGCAGGATGATGCTCTTCGACCACCTGCGCCACAAGTGCTGCTTCCTGAGCCTGGACCGGGACGACACGCCCGCGCCCGCGCCCGTGAAGTGGTTCCAGGAGCTGACCGCGCCCGAAGCGCTGGAACCCGTGGCCGCGCCGGGCCGCGAGGAATACATGGCCGCCGTTTCCAGGGCCAAGGAACTCATCCGCGACGGCGAGTGCATTCAGGTCGTGCTTTCCACGCGCTTTTCCGCGCCGCTTTCGGACGCGCCGTTCCGCATCTACCGCCGACTGCGGCAGGCCAACCCGTCGCCGTTCATGTTCTACATGAACCTGCCGGGCGTGACCCTGCTCGGCTCCTCGCCGGAGATGATGGTCCGCTGCGACAGGGGCCACCTGGAAGTGCGGCCCATCGCCGGAACCAGGCCGCGCGGCGCGGACGAGGCCGAGGACCAGCTCCTGGCCGAGGAACTGCTCGCCGATCCCAAGGAGCGGGCCGAGCATGTCATGCTCGTGGACCTGGGCCGCAACGACCTGGGCCGCATCGCCACCCCCGGCAGCGTGAACGTGCGCAAGTTCATGCAGGTGGAGCGCTTCTCCCACGTCATGCACCTGACGTCCTATGTGGACGCCAAGCTGCGCGACGGCCTGGACGCGCTGGACGTGCTCGCGGCCACCTTCCCGGCGGGCACGGTGTCGGGCGCGCCCAAGATCCGGGCCATGGAGATCATCGCCGAGCTGGAGCAGGTGGACGGCCGGGACCGGCCCCGCGGACCCTATGCGGGCTGCATCGGCTGGATCGGCCTTGGGTCCGGCCCCGTGAGCCTGGACACGGGCATCGCCATCCGTTCCATGTGGATCCGCGACAACGTCTGCCACTGGCAGGCCGGAGCGGGCATCGTCTACGACTCGGACCCGGAAAAGGAATGGCAGGAGTGCAACAACAAGGCCCGCGTGCTTCGTGAAGTGGTGCGCGGCAGGGAGGGCGGCGATGTTTTTGCTGATCGATAACTTCGATTCCTTCACCTTCAATCTGGTGCAGGCCTTCCAGCAGCTGGGGGCCGACCCCGTGGTGCTGCGCAATGACCGGGAGGAGCTTCTGGACCCGGACTTCGCGGCGAAATGCGGGCGCGTCTGTCTTTCGCCCGGCCCCAGCCACCCGGACAACGCCGGGTATTGCCTACGTTTTCTGGACAATCTGCCCAAGCGCACCCCGCTTCTCGGAGTCTGCCTGGGGCACCAGATCCTGGGCCGCTTCGCCGGAGCCGTGGTCAACCGCAACGAGCGGATCATGCACGGAAAGACCTCGCCCGTGGAGCACGAGGGCAAGGGCATCTTCGCCGGGCTGCCGCAGCCCTTCGAGGTCTGCCGCTACCACTCGCTGGTGGTGCGGCCCGAAGGAGCCGACCTGCTGAAGATCACGGCCCGCACCGCCGAGGGCGAGGTCATGGGGCTGGAATATGCGGACAGGCCCTGGCACGGAGTGCAGTTCCACCCGGAATCCATTCTCACGCCGGACGGGCCCATGCTGCTCGACAACTTTTTGAAGATTTCGAAATCACAGGGGGGAGAGAAATGAAGATCACGGTAGCGCAAGTGCTGGAACGCCTGCTTGAGGGCAAGGCGCTTTCGGACGACCAGGCGGATTTGATGTTCGATCGTCTGCTTTCGGGCGAACTGGGACAGGCGGCCGCGGGCGCGTTCCTCATGGGCCTGCGGGCCAAGGGCGAGGATTCCACGGATCTGGCCGCGGGCGTCCGCGCCGGGCTGGCCCACGCCCGGCAGATCCCCGGCCTTTCCGGCCCGCGCATCGACACCTGCGGCACGGGCGGCGACGGTCAGCACAGCTTCAACTGCTCCACGGCGGTGTCGCTCTTCCTGGCGGACATGGGCCACAAGGTGGTCAAGCACGGCAACCGCGCCGTGTCCTCGTCCTGCGGCAGCGCGGACGCGCTGGAAGCCCTGGGCGTGAGCCTGAACACCGAGCCGGAGGACGTGGCCGGGGCGCTGGAGAGCAGCAATTTCGTGTTCCTCTTCGCTCCCGCCTACCATCCCGCCTTCAAGCACATCGCCCCGGTACGCAAGGATCTGGGCATCCGCACGCTCTTCAACTTCATGGGTCCGCTGCTGAACCCGGCCCGGCCCACGCACCAGCTCCTGGGGGTGAGCGACCCGGACAAGCTCAACCTCATGGGCGAAACCCTGCTGCTCACGGGCGTGCAGCGCGCCCTGCTGATCCACGGGGCCGGAGGCTTCGACGAGCTGACCACCTTTGGCCCGGCGCGCGGCTACTTCATCGACAAGGGGCGCATGGACAAGACCGTGGTCGATCCGGATCGGCTCGGCTTTTCGCGCTTCTCGCCGGAGGCCGTGGAGGTGGACGGCAAGGACGAGGCCGTGGCCGTGCTGCGGGACATCCTCCAGGGCAAGGGACCGGAGGCCATGATGCAGATGGTGGCCCTGAACCTCGCGGCTTGCCTGCACATCCTCGGAGAAGGGGAGCTGGAGCAGTGCTCGGCCACGGCGCGCGAATACGTCAAGGGCGGCCTGCGGAACGGAGTCGTGTCATGCTGAACCGTTTTCGCGAGGCCAAGCAGGCGGAAATTGCCGCGCTGCGGGCGCTTTCGGAGCGCGGGGAAATGCCCCGCGCCTGGTACGGACACCGCCCGCCCTTTGCGGCGCGGCTGCGCAGCCGCGGTCCCGCGGCGCTCATCGCCGAGTTCAAGCGCGCCTCGCCCAGCATGGGCGACCTGAACCTGGAACTCGGACCGCGCGAGGCCGCGATGCTCTTCGCCGCCAACGGCGCGGCAGCCATGAGCGTGCTCACCGAGGAGACCCACTTCAAGGGCAGCCTGGACTATCTGGGCGCCTGCGCCGGGGAGGCCCTGCCGCTCCTGCGCAAGGACTTCCTCTTCGACACGCTTCAGGTGGCGGCCACCGCCGCCACCCCGGCCTCGGCCTACCTGCTCGTGGTGCGGATGTTCCCGGAGGGCGAGCAGCTGCGCGAGATGATCGAGACCGGGCGCGCCCTGGGGCTGGAAGCCGTGGTGGAGATATTCGACGAGCGCGACCTGGAGCTGGCCCGACAGGCCGGAGCCGAGATCATTCAGGTCAACGCCCGCGACCTGGACACCCTGGAGGTGGACCACGGCAACGTGCGCAGGCTCATCAGCCAGGGCAGGCCGAGCGAGCTTTGGATCGCGGCCAGCGGGGTTTCCACCCCGGAGCAGGTGCGCGAGGCCGCCGAGGGCGGCTACGACGCCGTGCTCGTGGGCACGGCCATCATGACCTCCGACGATCCGGGCGCGGTGGTCCGCTCCCTGGCGGAGGCAAGGTGAACGCCCTCCTGGTCAAGATCTGCGGCCTGACCAGCGTCCGCGACGCCGAGGCCTGCCGCGACGCGGGCGCGGACCTGCTCGGATTCATCTTCCACCCGGCCAGCCGCCGCAACGCGGCACCGGAGATGGTCCGGGCCGTGCACGCGGGCAAGGCCCGCAAGGTGGGCGTGTTCGTGGAGCAGGGGCCGGACGAGGTCGCGGCCCTGGCCGAGGCGGCGGGATTGGATTTCGTGCAGTTGCACGGCGGGCAGGACGAGGCGTTTTGCGCGGCGCTCGGCGCGGAGTTCGACCCCGGGCGCATCGTCAAGGTCTTCTGGCCGGAACGCTACGCCGCCGTCGCGGAGCTTCAGCCCGACCTGGACCGTTTCGCCGCGCATTGCAGCTATTACCTCTTCGACGCGGGCACGAGCGGCGGCGGGCACGGCAAGAGCTTCGACGCCGGGCTGCTCGCGGGCATCGCACCCGCGCGGCCCTGGCTGCTCGCGGGCGGTCTCGGACCGGACAACGTGGCCCAGGCGCTTCTGGCCGGGCCGCATGGCGTGGACATGAGTTCCGGCGTGGAATCCGCGCCCGGAACCAAGGATATGGAAAAAGTCCGCCGGGTCATCCGGCTGGTACGCAACGGCGCGCCGGGCCGACCGGCGGATGCGGAATAAGGAGCAACCATGAAAAAAGGGTATTTCGGCGACTTCGGCGGGCAATTCGTGCCCGAACTGCTGATGCCGCCGCTGCTGGAGCTGGAAGAGGCTCTGGAGAATATCGTCGCCACCGAGGAATTCCACGACGAGCTGACCGCGATCCTTCAGGATTACGTGGGCCGCCCGTCGCCCATCACCCTCTGCAAGAACCTCTCGACCCAGCTGGGCCTGGACCTCTGGCTCAAGCGGGAAGACCTCAACCATACGGGCGCCCACAAGGTCAACAACACCATCGGGCAAGCCCTGCTGACGAAGCGCATGGGCAAGACGACCCTGCTGGCCGAAACCGGCGCGG from Paucidesulfovibrio longus DSM 6739 encodes the following:
- a CDS encoding indole-3-glycerol phosphate synthase TrpC, which codes for MLNRFREAKQAEIAALRALSERGEMPRAWYGHRPPFAARLRSRGPAALIAEFKRASPSMGDLNLELGPREAAMLFAANGAAAMSVLTEETHFKGSLDYLGACAGEALPLLRKDFLFDTLQVAATAATPASAYLLVVRMFPEGEQLREMIETGRALGLEAVVEIFDERDLELARQAGAEIIQVNARDLDTLEVDHGNVRRLISQGRPSELWIAASGVSTPEQVREAAEGGYDAVLVGTAIMTSDDPGAVVRSLAEAR
- a CDS encoding 3-phosphoshikimate 1-carboxyvinyltransferase yields the protein MEIVTVTAPASKSLSHRALIAAALSRGESVVEQALQSVDIEITRHCLEAAGAVIVGSGPELRVSGFKEGPLGGGQGQDAKGRGEPIDIFVNESGTSCRLLTAVLAAGQGTFKVHGAARMHERPIGELASALEKLGTRFRWLDKPGCPPCVIEASGLSGGEVEISLEESSQYLSGLLLAAPLARGTVTISLTGKKALSWPYVALTLRVMQDHRIDFEVQSLDDGGEWVAVPWRALKSAEPGRIRFVVRPGEYDVADYRVEGDWSNGSYLLAAGALGPAPVRVEGLHADSLQGDRAILDILGQMGASIKTDFTGVTAGPARLRGVRADMGRCPDLVPTVAVAAAFAHGETVISGVPHLRIKECDRLAAMRTQLSRAGCEIEETEEGLRILGRGPEGLRAGRVELSTFGDHRIAMSLSLLAFAGVDVVLDDPQCVSKSYPGFWQDWAMVAPKGGRE
- a CDS encoding anthranilate synthase component I family protein, which translates into the protein MLTLTLTQFGKWLPADVQTPISLYLGLVGDRPGILLESAEVDGRLGRYSLIAWDFRCLFTQRQGRLAVEVLDQRLKPLADLDGQPCAEGLRQVLKRIEVRQDIEGLPDITRGLIGYLGYGVGGMLEPKLEAALPPDQADLALALPGRMMLFDHLRHKCCFLSLDRDDTPAPAPVKWFQELTAPEALEPVAAPGREEYMAAVSRAKELIRDGECIQVVLSTRFSAPLSDAPFRIYRRLRQANPSPFMFYMNLPGVTLLGSSPEMMVRCDRGHLEVRPIAGTRPRGADEAEDQLLAEELLADPKERAEHVMLVDLGRNDLGRIATPGSVNVRKFMQVERFSHVMHLTSYVDAKLRDGLDALDVLAATFPAGTVSGAPKIRAMEIIAELEQVDGRDRPRGPYAGCIGWIGLGSGPVSLDTGIAIRSMWIRDNVCHWQAGAGIVYDSDPEKEWQECNNKARVLREVVRGREGGDVFADR
- a CDS encoding prephenate dehydrogenase, translated to MRERSIGTINTIGIIGARGRMGTLFAGRAVAAGRGVVGLDQPLEPEGLARLGECGLVLLCVPVPALGEVLEAVAAHMKPGTILSDVCSVKTLPMRRMRRAWSGPVVGTHPLFGPVIPDGFEPRVAVTPAQGDDPAPVLELLEDMGFVPFLSTAEEHDRAVAYVQGLNFIGTVAHLAAMRQVEGIENYLTPSFQRRLDSAHKMLVEDANLFETISESNPQLQETVRQFTGFLNIAAGGDLDLLAERARWWWRNES
- a CDS encoding anthranilate synthase component II, which encodes MFLLIDNFDSFTFNLVQAFQQLGADPVVLRNDREELLDPDFAAKCGRVCLSPGPSHPDNAGYCLRFLDNLPKRTPLLGVCLGHQILGRFAGAVVNRNERIMHGKTSPVEHEGKGIFAGLPQPFEVCRYHSLVVRPEGADLLKITARTAEGEVMGLEYADRPWHGVQFHPESILTPDGPMLLDNFLKISKSQGGEK
- the trpD gene encoding anthranilate phosphoribosyltransferase, with the protein product MKITVAQVLERLLEGKALSDDQADLMFDRLLSGELGQAAAGAFLMGLRAKGEDSTDLAAGVRAGLAHARQIPGLSGPRIDTCGTGGDGQHSFNCSTAVSLFLADMGHKVVKHGNRAVSSSCGSADALEALGVSLNTEPEDVAGALESSNFVFLFAPAYHPAFKHIAPVRKDLGIRTLFNFMGPLLNPARPTHQLLGVSDPDKLNLMGETLLLTGVQRALLIHGAGGFDELTTFGPARGYFIDKGRMDKTVVDPDRLGFSRFSPEAVEVDGKDEAVAVLRDILQGKGPEAMMQMVALNLAACLHILGEGELEQCSATAREYVKGGLRNGVVSC
- a CDS encoding phosphoribosylanthranilate isomerase, with the protein product MNALLVKICGLTSVRDAEACRDAGADLLGFIFHPASRRNAAPEMVRAVHAGKARKVGVFVEQGPDEVAALAEAAGLDFVQLHGGQDEAFCAALGAEFDPGRIVKVFWPERYAAVAELQPDLDRFAAHCSYYLFDAGTSGGGHGKSFDAGLLAGIAPARPWLLAGGLGPDNVAQALLAGPHGVDMSSGVESAPGTKDMEKVRRVIRLVRNGAPGRPADAE